A window of the Cystobacter fuscus genome harbors these coding sequences:
- a CDS encoding YcjF family protein gives MEFNLAEEVRRQLEEALRKRGRVNIVIAGRSGVGKSTLINAVFQGNLAETGQGRPVTQNAREYTKDGIPVALLDTRGLEMERYRETVEQLEREVRSRAQDPDARNHLHIAWVCVSEDSRRVEPGESAMAEMLARHMPVVALITKARADGGFRDEVQKLLPMARNVVRVRALREQDDEGHVLEPRGLVELIDLTMQLVPEAQRDALAAAQKVSVAQKKARARLIVAGAATTAALTGASPIPFSDALVLVPIQIGMLASVSATFGLSPSQLFLTTLISAAGGGFMATVSGQSIVSGLLKFVPGAGTLAGALISGTTAASITTIFGEAYVSVLTRLFERDRERTPSEQEIAEAFREELTRPRSTH, from the coding sequence GTGGAATTCAATCTCGCGGAAGAGGTCCGACGGCAGCTCGAGGAGGCCCTGCGCAAGCGGGGCCGCGTCAACATCGTCATCGCGGGCCGCAGCGGCGTGGGCAAGAGCACCCTCATCAATGCCGTCTTCCAGGGCAACCTCGCGGAGACGGGCCAGGGGCGCCCCGTGACCCAGAACGCCCGCGAGTACACCAAGGACGGCATTCCCGTCGCCCTGCTCGACACGCGCGGGCTGGAGATGGAGCGCTACCGGGAGACCGTCGAGCAACTGGAGCGCGAGGTGCGGTCCCGCGCCCAGGATCCGGACGCGAGGAACCACCTGCACATCGCCTGGGTGTGCGTCTCCGAGGACTCGCGCCGCGTGGAGCCCGGCGAGTCCGCCATGGCCGAGATGCTCGCCCGGCACATGCCCGTCGTGGCCCTCATCACCAAGGCGCGCGCGGACGGCGGCTTCCGCGACGAGGTCCAGAAGCTGCTGCCCATGGCGCGCAACGTCGTGCGCGTGCGCGCCCTGCGCGAGCAGGACGACGAGGGGCACGTGCTCGAGCCCCGCGGCCTCGTGGAGCTCATCGACCTCACCATGCAGCTCGTGCCCGAGGCTCAACGCGATGCATTAGCCGCCGCGCAGAAGGTCAGCGTGGCGCAGAAGAAGGCGCGGGCCCGCCTCATCGTCGCGGGAGCCGCCACCACGGCCGCGCTCACGGGGGCCTCGCCCATCCCCTTCTCCGACGCGCTCGTGCTCGTGCCCATCCAGATCGGCATGCTCGCCAGCGTCAGCGCCACCTTCGGCCTGTCTCCCAGCCAGCTCTTCCTGACGACGCTCATCAGCGCGGCGGGCGGCGGCTTCATGGCCACCGTGTCCGGCCAGTCCATCGTCTCGGGCCTGCTCAAGTTCGTGCCGGGCGCGGGCACGCTCGCCGGGGCGCTCATCTCCGGCACCACGGCGGCGTCCATCACCACCATCTTCGGCGAGGCCTACGTGTCCGTGCTCACCCGCCTGTTCGAGCGCGACCGGGAACGCACCCCCTCGGAGCAGGAGATCGCCGAGGCCTTCCGCGAGGAGCTGACCCGGCCCCGCTCCACGCACTGA
- a CDS encoding peroxidase family protein → MSEKSKPKGHAVLSGGCPFHRGTQVGPLPTRPVGNKVNVARNTVRRPTRFSGYPLGSDNGTDNGPTVTDFTRMFPSLPASVFDEDDIRSLTTPGGPMDELNAGSAPQDNPSIPAGFTFLGQFLDHDMTFDVYSNINQVGTDPDQTRNALTPTLDLGNVYGRGPVLDAFLYKKDGATLVYGTTQNPNYDVCRNPVGTAIIGDPRNDDNLFVSQIELAFIKFHNQVVKDLSGQYSGPDLFDAASQLVRWHYQWIVYYDFLPRFIGQSLFDKLVANGPQYYTQTSLEIPVEFSAAAYRMGHSTVRQTYRVNVEITQQQVFDAHMPGTFLPPGNRIDWRYFFNTDPNTQPQSCKLFDTFLASELLALPSAAIPGYEGFTNPGTQQPDPLYLSLAGRNLLRHNEYNLPAGQTIAKALGETQYTNSQLGLPPSWNSDVAPLWYYILKEARLANQGRFLGPVGGRIVGEVFFGILLNDPSSFLHNAGWKPTYGSNGSFTMADLLKISDAYTP, encoded by the coding sequence ATGAGTGAGAAGAGCAAACCCAAGGGTCATGCCGTCCTGTCGGGCGGGTGCCCCTTCCACCGCGGCACCCAGGTGGGGCCGCTGCCCACGCGCCCCGTAGGCAACAAGGTGAACGTCGCGCGGAACACGGTGCGGCGGCCCACGCGGTTCTCGGGCTATCCCCTCGGCTCCGACAATGGAACGGACAACGGGCCCACCGTCACCGACTTCACCCGGATGTTCCCCAGCCTCCCGGCCTCCGTGTTCGACGAGGACGACATCCGCTCGCTGACCACGCCGGGCGGGCCGATGGACGAGCTCAACGCCGGCTCCGCGCCGCAGGACAACCCCTCCATTCCCGCGGGGTTCACCTTCCTGGGCCAGTTCCTCGATCACGACATGACGTTCGATGTGTACTCGAACATCAACCAGGTCGGCACGGATCCCGATCAGACGCGCAACGCGCTGACGCCGACGCTCGACCTCGGGAATGTCTACGGACGGGGACCCGTCCTCGACGCGTTCCTCTACAAGAAGGACGGAGCGACGCTCGTCTACGGCACGACGCAGAACCCCAACTACGACGTGTGCCGCAACCCGGTCGGCACGGCCATCATTGGCGACCCGCGCAACGACGACAACCTCTTCGTCAGCCAGATCGAGCTGGCCTTCATCAAGTTCCACAATCAGGTGGTCAAGGACCTGAGCGGCCAGTACTCGGGGCCGGACCTCTTCGACGCGGCGTCGCAGCTCGTTCGCTGGCACTACCAGTGGATCGTCTACTACGACTTCCTGCCACGGTTCATCGGGCAGAGCCTCTTCGACAAGCTCGTCGCCAACGGTCCGCAGTACTACACGCAGACGAGCCTGGAGATCCCGGTCGAGTTCTCGGCCGCGGCCTACCGCATGGGACACTCGACGGTCCGTCAGACCTACCGGGTGAATGTCGAGATCACCCAGCAGCAGGTCTTCGACGCCCACATGCCCGGCACGTTCCTGCCCCCGGGCAACCGCATCGATTGGAGATACTTCTTCAATACGGATCCGAATACCCAGCCGCAGTCCTGCAAGCTCTTCGACACGTTCCTGGCCTCCGAGCTGCTCGCGCTGCCCTCCGCGGCCATTCCTGGCTACGAGGGCTTCACGAATCCCGGGACCCAGCAGCCGGATCCGCTCTACCTCTCGCTCGCGGGGCGCAATCTCCTTCGCCACAATGAGTACAACCTGCCCGCCGGGCAGACGATCGCGAAGGCACTGGGCGAGACGCAGTACACCAACTCCCAGCTCGGCCTGCCGCCCTCCTGGAACAGCGACGTGGCGCCGCTCTGGTACTACATCCTCAAGGAGGCCAGGCTCGCCAACCAGGGCCGGTTCCTGGGCCCCGTCGGGGGACGGATCGTCGGCGAGGTCTTCTTCGGCATCCTGCTCAACGACCCCTCCTCGTTCCTCCACAACGCCGGGTGGAAGCCCACCTACGGGAGCAACGGCTCCTTCACCATGGCGGATCTCCTCAAGATCTCGGACGCCTACACGCCCTGA
- a CDS encoding FAD-dependent oxidoreductase, with product MAAYDVIVVGAGAIGLSTAYWCSKAGKKVLLLDQFDFNNDYFSSKGESRFFRVMYSDPLLALLAQSAYPLWRQIESENGQGRILTDTGLLFFGTPDGLNTPEGNIPQAETVMSELGIPFASYTEGQLESTYPVFKGLDSSSVGVSQSMGAVIAANVALQALRNLCVKQGVTLLAHQTVSRIRTAGPTSVTVTTNQGDYTAAKLVLVPSAWTNQVLSSLSVKLNLEIWTMTYAYYGVDQYSYDYPLWFYFGTPDGDDGGTYYGLPPLLTPGKIKVGTDFTFQKSALPPTSPPQPDPRMLSYLDKFMLAHVNGLQSTAMNAVGCLYTMTPDTNFVVDLVPGHDNIVLFTGDTGQAFKFTPILGKILSELALSGTTQFNIAPFSIHRPDIILSS from the coding sequence ATGGCTGCTTATGATGTGATTGTCGTTGGCGCGGGAGCCATCGGCCTGTCCACCGCCTATTGGTGCTCGAAGGCGGGCAAGAAGGTGTTGCTCCTCGACCAGTTCGACTTCAACAACGACTACTTCTCCTCCAAGGGTGAGTCCCGCTTCTTCCGGGTCATGTATTCCGACCCGCTCCTCGCGCTGCTGGCGCAATCCGCCTATCCGCTCTGGCGGCAGATCGAGAGCGAGAACGGGCAGGGCAGGATCCTCACGGACACGGGACTGCTCTTCTTCGGCACTCCGGACGGGCTCAACACGCCGGAAGGAAACATCCCGCAGGCGGAGACGGTCATGAGCGAGCTCGGGATTCCCTTCGCGAGCTACACCGAGGGCCAGCTCGAGTCCACGTATCCCGTCTTCAAGGGCCTGGACTCGAGCAGCGTCGGTGTCTCCCAGTCGATGGGCGCGGTCATCGCCGCCAACGTGGCCCTCCAGGCGCTGCGCAACCTCTGTGTGAAGCAGGGGGTGACGCTCCTGGCGCACCAGACCGTGAGCCGGATCCGGACCGCGGGCCCCACCTCCGTCACGGTCACCACCAACCAGGGCGACTACACCGCGGCGAAGCTGGTCCTCGTCCCCTCCGCCTGGACCAACCAGGTGCTCTCGAGCCTCTCCGTCAAGCTCAACCTCGAGATCTGGACCATGACGTACGCGTACTACGGCGTGGACCAGTACAGCTACGACTACCCGCTCTGGTTCTACTTCGGCACGCCCGATGGCGACGATGGCGGCACCTACTACGGGCTCCCGCCGCTGCTCACCCCCGGGAAGATCAAGGTGGGAACGGACTTCACCTTCCAGAAGTCCGCGCTCCCGCCCACCTCACCGCCCCAACCGGACCCACGCATGCTGTCCTATCTGGACAAGTTCATGCTGGCCCACGTCAACGGGCTCCAGTCCACGGCGATGAACGCGGTGGGCTGCCTCTACACGATGACGCCCGACACGAACTTCGTCGTCGACCTGGTCCCCGGCCACGACAACATCGTCCTGTTCACGGGCGACACGGGGCAGGCGTTCAAGTTCACGCCCATCCTCGGGAAGATCCTGAGCGAGCTCGCGCTCTCGGGGACGACGCAGTTCAACATCGCGCCGTTCTCCATCCATCGGCCCGACATCATCCTGTCGAGCTGA
- a CDS encoding AbfB domain-containing protein — protein sequence MTRSPGLSRVGSAALRLLPLLCGLFPWHGAQAAWALKTPPLATQWTAQVSPTNALPEYPRPQMVRADWLNLNGEWQFGNATAGQTPPFGQNLAESVLVPYPIESGLSGIKRHQDRMWYRRTFTVPSGWSGRRVQLNFGAVDWEASVYVNRQLVGTHQGGFDAFSFDITNFLNGGTNEIIVGVYDPTDAGGQPVGKQTNNPQGIEYTGASGIWQTVWLEPTPSARITRLDMTPDVGGSALRLTVQGAGIAGQTVEAVAFDGSTQVGSVTGAVGSEIRIPVPSPKLWAPESPFLYDLRVSLKSGTSTVDQVSSYFGMRSIGLKLVGGVLRPVLNGQFVFQVGTLDQGYWPDGVYTAPTDAALKFDIEKHKELGFNLIRKHIKVEPQRWFYWADKLGILVWQDMPCMDSGKTPTAAARTQFELEMREMIDEHRGSPSVITWVIQNEGWGQYDQNRLAALAKSWDPSRLVDNMSGINCCGAVDGGNGDLADWHVYVGPGSPPASSTRAAVLGEFGGLGLKYDGHVWSPTGQFFYYELVPDSATLTSRYLGLVQGLRSLMNRPGLNASVYTEITDVEGEVNGLYTYDRAVLKVDAAQVRAAHLNLIAASRQLNSQGLLGSGQHRSLQVLTPGYTNRYLRHSDSLGFTEVVDSAGSGTLKQDATYKIVPGLADASCYSFEPRNFPGSYLRHFNSRIRRDTRDGTALFDQDATFCARAALDGSMAVSFESKNKPGFYIRHRGGEVWVDALENTTGFSQDASWGIASPWWQSEANVPMGAFQSIQVTTSGYTNRYLRHYDSLGHTEVVDGNSNATLKQDATFKLVPGLAESSCYSFESRNYPGSYLRHSNSRIRRDASDGSALFKQDATFCARPGLSGSGVSFESYNFPGRYLRHYSAEAWIASGVGTGWDSAGSFNVDATWNVVAPWAP from the coding sequence ATGACCCGATCCCCTGGACTCTCGCGTGTGGGGAGCGCCGCCCTGCGGCTGCTACCTCTGTTGTGTGGCTTGTTCCCATGGCATGGCGCTCAGGCCGCCTGGGCGCTCAAGACGCCTCCCCTGGCCACGCAGTGGACCGCGCAGGTCTCCCCCACCAACGCCCTTCCGGAATATCCCCGGCCCCAGATGGTCCGCGCCGACTGGCTCAACCTCAATGGGGAGTGGCAGTTCGGCAACGCCACCGCCGGCCAGACGCCTCCCTTCGGCCAGAACCTCGCGGAGAGCGTCCTCGTTCCCTATCCCATCGAGTCCGGGCTCTCCGGCATCAAGCGGCACCAGGACCGGATGTGGTACCGCCGCACCTTCACGGTGCCCTCCGGCTGGAGCGGCCGCCGCGTCCAGCTCAACTTCGGCGCCGTGGACTGGGAGGCCTCCGTCTACGTCAACCGCCAGCTCGTCGGCACCCACCAGGGTGGTTTCGACGCCTTCAGCTTCGACATCACCAACTTCCTCAACGGCGGCACCAACGAGATCATCGTCGGTGTCTATGATCCCACCGACGCGGGTGGGCAGCCGGTGGGCAAGCAGACCAACAATCCACAGGGCATCGAGTACACGGGCGCCTCGGGCATCTGGCAGACGGTGTGGCTGGAGCCCACCCCCTCCGCGCGCATCACCCGGCTGGACATGACGCCGGACGTGGGTGGCTCCGCCCTCCGCCTCACGGTGCAGGGCGCGGGTATCGCCGGCCAGACCGTCGAGGCCGTGGCCTTCGATGGCTCCACGCAGGTGGGCAGCGTCACTGGAGCCGTGGGGTCGGAAATCCGCATCCCCGTGCCCTCGCCCAAGCTGTGGGCTCCCGAGAGCCCCTTCCTCTATGACCTGCGCGTGTCGCTCAAGAGCGGCACCAGCACGGTGGACCAGGTGTCGAGCTACTTCGGCATGCGCTCCATCGGCCTCAAGCTGGTGGGTGGGGTGCTGCGCCCGGTGCTCAACGGCCAGTTCGTCTTCCAGGTGGGCACGCTGGATCAGGGCTACTGGCCGGACGGCGTCTACACCGCGCCCACGGACGCGGCGCTCAAGTTCGACATCGAGAAGCACAAGGAGCTGGGCTTCAACCTCATCCGCAAGCACATCAAGGTCGAGCCCCAGCGCTGGTTCTACTGGGCGGACAAGCTGGGCATCCTCGTGTGGCAGGACATGCCGTGCATGGACTCGGGCAAGACGCCCACGGCCGCCGCGCGCACCCAGTTCGAGCTGGAGATGCGCGAGATGATCGACGAGCACCGCGGCTCGCCCTCCGTCATCACCTGGGTGATCCAGAACGAGGGCTGGGGCCAGTATGACCAGAACCGGCTGGCGGCCCTGGCGAAGAGCTGGGACCCGAGCCGCCTGGTGGACAACATGAGCGGCATCAACTGCTGTGGCGCCGTGGATGGTGGCAACGGGGACCTGGCGGACTGGCACGTCTACGTGGGCCCGGGTTCCCCGCCCGCGTCGTCCACGCGCGCCGCGGTGCTGGGCGAGTTCGGCGGCCTGGGTCTGAAGTACGACGGCCACGTGTGGAGCCCCACCGGGCAGTTCTTCTACTACGAGCTGGTGCCCGACAGCGCGACGCTGACCAGCCGCTACCTGGGCCTGGTCCAGGGCTTGCGGTCGCTGATGAACCGGCCGGGCCTGAACGCGTCCGTCTACACGGAGATCACCGACGTGGAGGGAGAGGTCAACGGCCTGTACACCTATGACCGCGCCGTGCTCAAGGTGGATGCCGCCCAGGTGCGCGCGGCGCACCTGAACCTGATCGCCGCCTCGCGCCAGCTCAACAGCCAGGGCCTGCTGGGCTCGGGTCAGCACCGCTCCCTGCAGGTGCTGACGCCCGGCTACACCAACCGCTACCTGCGCCACTCCGACAGCCTGGGCTTCACCGAGGTGGTGGACAGCGCCGGCAGCGGTACGCTCAAGCAGGACGCGACGTACAAGATTGTTCCCGGCCTGGCGGACGCCTCCTGCTACTCCTTCGAGCCGCGCAACTTCCCGGGCAGCTATCTGCGCCACTTCAACAGCCGCATCCGCCGGGACACGCGGGACGGCACGGCGCTCTTCGACCAGGACGCCACCTTCTGCGCCCGCGCGGCGCTCGATGGCTCGATGGCCGTGTCGTTCGAGTCCAAGAACAAGCCCGGCTTCTACATTCGCCACCGCGGCGGCGAGGTGTGGGTGGACGCTCTCGAGAACACCACGGGGTTCAGTCAGGACGCGTCGTGGGGCATCGCGTCGCCGTGGTGGCAGAGCGAGGCGAACGTGCCCATGGGCGCCTTCCAGTCCATCCAGGTGACGACGTCCGGCTACACCAACCGCTACCTGCGCCACTACGACAGCCTGGGCCACACCGAGGTGGTGGATGGCAACAGCAACGCCACGCTCAAGCAGGACGCGACCTTCAAGCTCGTGCCCGGCCTGGCCGAGTCGAGCTGCTACTCCTTCGAGTCGCGCAACTACCCCGGCAGCTACCTGCGCCACTCCAACAGCCGCATCCGCAGGGACGCCTCCGATGGCTCGGCGCTCTTCAAGCAGGACGCCACCTTCTGTGCCCGGCCGGGTCTGTCGGGCTCTGGTGTCTCGTTCGAGTCCTACAACTTCCCCGGACGCTACCTGCGTCACTACTCCGCCGAGGCGTGGATCGCCTCGGGGGTTGGGACGGGCTGGGACTCGGCCGGTAGCTTCAACGTGGACGCGACCTGGAACGTCGTGGCGCCCTGGGCGCCCTGA
- a CDS encoding AidA/PixA family protein codes for MANTEQVIDVLVVVDAESIMEQFQGNLSTNPAKPTYIGTNSNLVYMFVKGDEVVSGQATSNLNVAVKTNNLIRWRAASLTMNTEYSVILNSCLITQGQSLISPPQPINPSVYVPVPTVSGGTVTGETRQTFTDFYFQAVGLNTGQVTYTFSFAITNNDGNVLGYFKWDPNLSIS; via the coding sequence ATGGCAAACACCGAGCAGGTCATCGACGTCCTCGTCGTCGTCGACGCCGAGAGCATCATGGAGCAGTTCCAGGGCAACCTGAGCACCAACCCCGCCAAGCCCACGTACATCGGGACCAACTCCAACCTGGTCTACATGTTCGTGAAGGGGGACGAGGTGGTCAGCGGACAGGCGACGTCGAACCTGAACGTCGCCGTCAAGACGAACAACCTCATCCGCTGGCGAGCCGCCTCCCTGACGATGAACACCGAGTACAGTGTCATCCTCAACTCCTGCTTGATCACGCAGGGGCAGAGCTTGATCTCCCCGCCGCAACCCATCAACCCCTCGGTGTACGTCCCGGTACCCACGGTCAGCGGCGGCACGGTCACGGGGGAGACCCGGCAGACCTTCACCGACTTCTACTTCCAGGCCGTTGGCCTGAATACCGGCCAGGTCACCTACACGTTCTCGTTCGCCATCACGAACAACGACGGCAACGTCCTCGGCTACTTCAAGTGGGATCCCAACCTCTCCATTTCCTGA
- a CDS encoding AidA/PixA family protein, giving the protein MSSTDPFIDILTVIDAKSLLKDYASKPGTKGSPTNLGGNASKYVYMLVKRGEANNMEAQDELSVAVKTSDTIRWRAASLTLNTGPSTLLYQMNVSAGGNDITTPAPYEAAIKIPTPVINGNNVTSIGSQPYKDFYFQSTARYPGQVTYQLYFMLVDDQGNPVGYFYWDPFLTITQS; this is encoded by the coding sequence ATGTCCAGCACCGATCCGTTCATCGACATCCTCACGGTCATCGACGCGAAGAGCCTCTTGAAGGACTATGCCTCCAAGCCGGGAACGAAGGGCAGCCCGACGAACCTCGGAGGGAATGCCAGTAAGTACGTCTACATGCTCGTGAAGCGCGGCGAGGCGAACAACATGGAGGCGCAGGACGAACTGAGCGTCGCCGTCAAGACCAGCGACACCATCCGCTGGAGAGCCGCTTCCCTGACGCTGAACACGGGCCCCAGCACCCTGCTCTACCAGATGAACGTCTCCGCGGGGGGTAACGACATCACGACACCGGCGCCGTACGAGGCGGCGATCAAGATCCCCACCCCCGTGATCAACGGCAACAACGTCACCTCGATCGGCAGCCAGCCCTACAAGGACTTCTACTTCCAGTCGACGGCCAGGTACCCGGGACAGGTCACCTACCAGCTCTACTTCATGCTCGTGGACGACCAGGGCAACCCCGTCGGGTACTTCTACTGGGATCCGTTCCTCACCATCACCCAGTCGTGA
- a CDS encoding flavin monoamine oxidase family protein, with amino-acid sequence MDFGMDDGLQVDVAIIGAGVSGVYSGWRLLDGEYKNEASRPNKVHVFELSDRIGGRLESVYLPGISIAAEIGGMRYLRSQEIVTTLIEDIFSSELTSVDFPLGDDANHYRYMRTQRFKADAWTNAQQQNQKFATHYYLRDDLVGFNSDQLFNKVIYDVLVADPWFVENHGTKVSNLKPYQYTFELTAQDWDDIKPNLTYQKDGPYKGMKVNDMGFWNLIKDQVGEEAYEFLSVAGGYYSNTINWNAAEAFPYMVGDFSKADVSYRTIDGGYDQIANILAQRFVELNGGPVSAKIWGQNRLQTFNKAPEGSPYKYALTLVNQASQKTWTVYANVIVLAMPRRSLELLDQDNFFFEGGQQMPLRRNIDATIPEPSFKLLMGFETPWWTKEFNATAGESLTDLPMRQCYYFGTDPSNSHSILLASYNDMRTTSFWSVLESTSHLSQARFKTRPTRFATREALAEVDSLQASAVMVQEAVSQLRELHGPTNPVPEPYVSYFKDWTRDPFGGGYHAWKAGVDVKSVMPYMRRPKPDERIHICGEAYSDQQGWIEGAFCVAEKMLQEHFDVSWPSWLDADYYLGW; translated from the coding sequence ATGGACTTTGGCATGGATGACGGGCTCCAGGTCGACGTCGCGATCATCGGAGCCGGAGTCTCTGGCGTCTACAGCGGATGGCGCCTGCTCGATGGGGAGTACAAGAACGAGGCCTCCAGACCGAACAAGGTCCACGTCTTCGAGCTGAGCGACCGCATCGGAGGGCGCCTCGAGTCCGTCTATCTGCCAGGTATCTCCATCGCCGCGGAGATCGGCGGCATGCGCTACCTGCGGTCGCAGGAGATCGTCACCACGCTCATCGAGGATATCTTCTCCTCCGAGCTCACGTCGGTGGACTTCCCGCTGGGCGATGACGCCAACCACTACCGCTACATGCGCACGCAGCGCTTCAAGGCGGATGCGTGGACCAACGCCCAGCAGCAGAACCAGAAGTTCGCCACCCACTACTACCTGCGCGACGACCTCGTCGGCTTCAACTCGGACCAGCTCTTCAACAAGGTCATCTATGACGTGCTCGTCGCGGACCCGTGGTTCGTGGAGAACCATGGCACGAAGGTGAGCAACCTCAAGCCCTACCAGTACACGTTCGAGCTCACCGCCCAGGACTGGGACGACATCAAACCCAACCTCACCTACCAGAAAGACGGCCCGTACAAGGGCATGAAGGTCAACGACATGGGCTTCTGGAACCTGATCAAGGATCAGGTGGGGGAAGAGGCCTATGAATTCCTGTCGGTGGCCGGGGGGTACTACTCCAACACCATCAACTGGAACGCCGCCGAGGCCTTCCCCTACATGGTCGGTGACTTCTCGAAAGCCGACGTCAGCTACAGGACCATCGATGGGGGCTATGACCAGATCGCCAACATCCTCGCGCAGCGGTTCGTCGAGCTGAATGGCGGCCCGGTGAGCGCCAAGATCTGGGGGCAGAACCGGCTCCAGACCTTCAACAAGGCGCCGGAAGGCAGCCCCTACAAATATGCCCTCACGCTCGTCAATCAGGCGAGCCAGAAGACCTGGACGGTCTACGCGAACGTCATCGTCCTCGCCATGCCCCGCCGCTCGCTCGAGCTGCTCGACCAGGACAACTTCTTCTTCGAGGGGGGGCAGCAGATGCCCCTGCGGCGCAACATCGACGCGACCATTCCCGAGCCCTCGTTCAAGCTGCTCATGGGCTTCGAGACACCGTGGTGGACGAAGGAGTTCAACGCCACGGCGGGTGAGTCGCTCACCGACCTGCCCATGCGCCAGTGCTACTACTTCGGCACGGACCCGAGCAACAGCCACTCCATCCTCCTGGCCAGCTACAACGACATGCGGACCACCTCGTTCTGGTCGGTCCTCGAGTCCACCTCCCACCTGAGCCAGGCACGCTTCAAGACCCGGCCCACGCGGTTCGCGACGCGCGAGGCGCTCGCCGAGGTCGACTCGCTCCAGGCGTCCGCGGTGATGGTCCAGGAAGCCGTCAGCCAGTTGCGCGAGCTGCACGGCCCGACCAATCCGGTCCCCGAGCCGTATGTCTCGTATTTCAAGGACTGGACGAGGGATCCCTTCGGCGGCGGCTACCACGCCTGGAAGGCCGGAGTGGATGTCAAATCCGTCATGCCGTACATGCGGCGGCCCAAGCCGGACGAGCGGATCCACATCTGCGGCGAGGCGTACTCCGATCAGCAGGGCTGGATCGAGGGGGCCTTCTGCGTCGCCGAGAAGATGCTCCAGGAGCACTTCGACGTCTCGTGGCCGAGCTGGCTGGACGCCGACTACTACCTCGGCTGGTGA